Within Candidatus Goldiibacteriota bacterium, the genomic segment GTAACGAAGAAACTGAAGTTATTGCCGAAATTGTCGGATTCAGGGAAGACAAAGCTTTATTAATGCCCCTTGGCGACCTTCACGGAATAGGGCCGGGCGCCATGGTAATTTCATCCGAAGAAGAATTCAAAGTGGCTGTGGGCGACTGCCTGCTGGGAAGGGTTTTAGACGGGCTTGGCAGGCCGCTTGATGATAAAGGGCCGGTTAAAACAAAAGAATTTTACTCCGCTTATAACACACCTTCTGACCCCTTAAACAGAAAAAAAATTAATGAGCCCGTGGCTATGGGCATACGTTCTATTGACGCGGCTTTAACCGTGGGCAAAGGGCAAAGGATGGGTATCTTTGCGGGTTCCGGTGTCGGTAAAAGTACGGCGCTTGGAATGATTGCAAGAAACACAAACGCGGATATAAATGTAATAGCCCTTATAGGTGAAAGAGGAAGGGAAGTCAGGGACTTCATAGAAAAAGACCTTGGTATTGAAGGCTTAAAAAGGTCTGTTGTCATAGCCGCCACGTCAGACCAGCCCGCTTTAATAAGAAGAATGGGAGCTTTTGTGGCAACTTCAATTGCGGAATATTTCAGGGACAAAGGCTACAATGTAATGCTGATGATGGATTCAGTGACAAGGTTTGCAATGGCGCAGCGTGAAATAGGGCTTGCCATAGGCGAACCACCCACAACAAAAGGATACACGCCGTCTGTTTTCGCGCTTCTTCCAAAACTGCTTGAAAGGGCGGGTACTACAGCGCATAAAGGTTCCATCACAGGATTATATACAGTGCTTGTTGAAGCGGATGACATGAATGAACCAATATCTGACCATGTAAGGGCTATTCTTGACGGGCATATAGTTTTATCAAGGGCGCTGGCAGCACAAAGCCATTATCCGCCGGTTGATCTTTTAGAATCTGTCAGCCGTTGTATGATAGATATTACCGATGATAAACACCGCAAGGCAGCTTCAAAATTAAAGGAAGTATTGTCCATTTATAAAAACGCGGAAGACCTGATAAATATCGGCGCGTACGTGGAAGGAAGCAACCCGCAGATAGATTACGCCCTTAAAAAAATAGCAAACGTAAGGCAGTTTCTTATACAGGGAATAGAAGAGAAAACAGATTATACTCAGACCGTAAACCGGCTTATGGAACTTTTTGTTTAGCGCGGCTGAGCTATGAAAAAATTCAGCTTCAGGCTTGAAACTGTTTTAAAGGTAAAAGAGAGAAAAGAAGAAGAATTAAAGCGCCAGCTTATGCACATCACCGGGCTTAAAATAGAACAGGAAAAGATTCTTCAGGAAACAAAAAATAAAAGGTCGCAGAAAATAAAAGAAAAGAATCTTGAAAATGAAGGTTCTTTAAATGTTGCCAGGCTTATATATTTTGAACAGCATTTAAATATGCTTCTTTTAAAGATAGACCAGACAGAAAATAAAATTAAAGATTTGGAAAAACAGGCCGATATAAAACGTAAGGAAGTGGTAGAGGCAAGCAGGGAAAGAAAGACCTTTGAAAAGTTAAAAGAACGTGATTTTAAGCTGTTTAAACAGGCGGTTCTTTACAATGAACAGAAAGACCTGGATGAAATAGCAATAACCAAGTTTAACAGGAAAGAACAGCACACGGTTTAGAAAAAAAGAATTTGACAAAATAAGTTTAAAAGTGTAGAATTACTTTGAAACAAGGTTTTAGTTTTTTGTTTTTAGCGTGGAATTGAATATTCCACCGGCACAATGGCCCGGACCGCAAGGGGGGCCGCCGGTTAGCTAAACGCAACCAGGAGGAAATTGTGGTCAATCTAAATTTGTCAATGCTTTCTTTAAACATGACAGGTATGCCCATGCAGGCACAGGGTGTTTCTCCTAATGGTACACCGCTTGCCAATAATAACATCGCCACGCAGGAACAGGCAGCTTCGTTCAGGCTTTTTGTTACCGGCCTTATTTCAAATACCAACACAGAATCTTTTGAAGCACAGAAAACTGCAGTTACTTCACTTCTTGATGCAAACACCAACCTTAAAACAGCCGTATATACAGCTGTTGCCTCGCTTGATATGTCAGGCGATCTTGTTAAACTTGCGGCTCAGCCAAAAGAAATATTAGCTTCAAACCCGGTTGTGCTTGCGGTTGCAGAAAAATTGTCCTTAAACGCGGAACAGAAAGAATTATTCATAAACGCCGTGAAAGTTGCTTTAATAGAAGTAGCCGCAAAACAGATTTCATCCTCCCTTAAACCGGAAATTGCGGCCGCGGAAAACGGTTCAAAACAGCCAAATCCCGCAGTAAATGAAACTTCCATAAAATCATCCGGCGAATTTAATCCGGCTGCAGTACAGCCGTTAAACAAACTTCAGACTGATTCGGATACTTCAGCTTTAAGCGGCGTGAAAACACCAAAAAATAATGTACCTCCCGTTAAAGCGCCGGCTACGGTAGAAATACCGCTTACGCCAAAACTTAAGGAAACAACATTAAATATCAAACAGGCAGTTGATGATTTAAGGGCGGCATTAGGTTCTTTTATAACAGAAAAGTTTGAAGGCCTAAAAAATGAAATTCAGGCGCCTTCAAACATAACGCCTGATATAAACAGCCTGGTTTTATTTCAGGCCGGAATGGTCGAAATAGCAAAAATTTCTTCAATGGCGGTTCAGCCTGTTGTAAACGCGGCAGCGTCTGAATCAAAGACGGTTCAGCTTCCAATGACACCCGGCAGGCTTGCAGATTATACATCCAAACAGATGACACAGGCGGTAAATGTAATAGTAATGGCGGCTGACGCCGCTGCAGTTCCTGTGGTGCAGGCTGCGTCTGCTTTGGCCGGACAGAAGACAGATGTTAAACCGCAGGCAGACACAAAAGCGCCTGTAACACCGGTTATGGTTCAGGCGGATATAAATAAAGAAGCAAAACCGGCAGTTACACAGAACCCGGTAAACCAGAATATTTTATATACGGCGCAGGATTCAAAAGTAAGGACAGTAACAATTGCAGTGCCTTTTGAAGGTAATAATGAACAGCTGACAGCGGTAAAAGAAGCCACATCGCAGGTAAAAGAAGCTGTAAGCAAGATAATAAACCTTATTAATGAAATGAACGGCGAACTGCAGGTA encodes:
- the fliI gene encoding flagellar protein export ATPase FliI, which gives rise to MGIDLKKYQDKLRKIETLKTCGKVTQIVGLVVEVSGLRGSIGELCRIISRNEETEVIAEIVGFREDKALLMPLGDLHGIGPGAMVISSEEEFKVAVGDCLLGRVLDGLGRPLDDKGPVKTKEFYSAYNTPSDPLNRKKINEPVAMGIRSIDAALTVGKGQRMGIFAGSGVGKSTALGMIARNTNADINVIALIGERGREVRDFIEKDLGIEGLKRSVVIAATSDQPALIRRMGAFVATSIAEYFRDKGYNVMLMMDSVTRFAMAQREIGLAIGEPPTTKGYTPSVFALLPKLLERAGTTAHKGSITGLYTVLVEADDMNEPISDHVRAILDGHIVLSRALAAQSHYPPVDLLESVSRCMIDITDDKHRKAASKLKEVLSIYKNAEDLINIGAYVEGSNPQIDYALKKIANVRQFLIQGIEEKTDYTQTVNRLMELFV
- the fliJ gene encoding flagellar export protein FliJ translates to MKKFSFRLETVLKVKERKEEELKRQLMHITGLKIEQEKILQETKNKRSQKIKEKNLENEGSLNVARLIYFEQHLNMLLLKIDQTENKIKDLEKQADIKRKEVVEASRERKTFEKLKERDFKLFKQAVLYNEQKDLDEIAITKFNRKEQHTV
- a CDS encoding flagellar hook-length control protein FliK, translated to MVNLNLSMLSLNMTGMPMQAQGVSPNGTPLANNNIATQEQAASFRLFVTGLISNTNTESFEAQKTAVTSLLDANTNLKTAVYTAVASLDMSGDLVKLAAQPKEILASNPVVLAVAEKLSLNAEQKELFINAVKVALIEVAAKQISSSLKPEIAAAENGSKQPNPAVNETSIKSSGEFNPAAVQPLNKLQTDSDTSALSGVKTPKNNVPPVKAPATVEIPLTPKLKETTLNIKQAVDDLRAALGSFITEKFEGLKNEIQAPSNITPDINSLVLFQAGMVEIAKISSMAVQPVVNAAASESKTVQLPMTPGRLADYTSKQMTQAVNVIVMAADAAAVPVVQAASALAGQKTDVKPQADTKAPVTPVMVQADINKEAKPAVTQNPVNQNILYTAQDSKVRTVTIAVPFEGNNEQLTAVKEATSQVKEAVSKIINLINEMNGELQVIKQSAAAVKNTPAPAPAPVSQQVLMPEVKANISAEKPAVSAAAQQVNIEQKSAPAVTAQQAPAAEVKAKPEIRLMPGVTKQEVEAKVKEDVKWLVDNSMIKVKNEIETVKVAKNLMFENIADVSNKTKETLVIKQLTENIDKLPSVSEKTVIKIDLKPENLGNVTIRLESEGRTVKAMIQVANAEVKETLKAGLAELRTSLENKGIEVANMNITVMNNSESAYGNGNFRQAPAYVKPETNMLKNAAEAENNKPVSSDNGTGVVNLLA